In one Platichthys flesus chromosome 3, fPlaFle2.1, whole genome shotgun sequence genomic region, the following are encoded:
- the mtmr3 gene encoding myotubularin-related protein 3 isoform X2, whose protein sequence is MGEEEQHSLECIQANQIFPKKTPVLEEENMQVPFPELHGEFTEYVGRAEDAIIAISNYRLHIKFKESVVNVPLQLIESVECRDMFQLHVTCKDCKVVRCQFAAFEQCQEWMKRLNVVVRPPSRLEDLFSFAFHAWCMDVYAGEKEQHGELCRPGEHVTSWFKNEVERMGFDTQNAWRISDINSKFRLCPSYPQQLLVPAWITDKELENVAAFRSWKRFPAVVYRHQSTGAVIARCGQPEVSWWGWRNADDEHLVQSIAKACAVDCSSRKHLTNGTYTNGSDLPDFESSLTNSSEVETLVVQPHKLLILDARSYAAAVANRAKGGGCECPEYYPNCEVVFMSMANIHSIRKSFQSLRFLCTQMPDPANWLSALESTKWLQHLSLLLKAALLVVNAVDRDLRPVLVHCSDGWDRTPQIVALSKLLLDPYYRTIEGFQVLVETDWLDFGHKFADRCGHGENSEDQNERCPVFLQWLDCVHQLQRQFPCSFEFNEAFLVKLVQHAYSCLFGTFLCNSGKEREDRHVQERTCSVWSLLRPANRTLRNMLYSSHSETVLHPVCHVRNLMLWTAVYLPSSSPTTPSDESCAPYPVPGANPEDGPLGRCTKTRSFENLPSACELGSSLAPNRRSSDPSLNEKWQDHRRSLEVNMAVGPEGGGNQDQEVLPNGVGPYPDRADSELDEGPLPQGLLAELGQRSPAAPGEEEEEEAELSVAVGVAEGQMENILQEATKDEAGADQKEGSAAVTQVINTVGPESEKEAQVEDENECTDVNGTEGHTETLSNGHQPENGGLEAEEDGESPPPPAQTEEELEEQAAEVTQAPEDVETQDVENSSFKEEVAHEPSESGSVEPEQTAALRTITNGFVDSSPEDPGVDEETCPESDHGVSELMEQVEKRVSLMESSTETLTEVACSRLELPTETPVCPSRQPCSDCRSQPPCLRKEKGLEACEHSFIRTLNGANKRPSVTYFPSVSADHSREGLCNGDTSEGEPCGVPQWAKGNGERAPLSRQMSLASCNSLILYPRGSCSHHRCCHSLLSRAAISPEQPSRNHLDDDGLTLHSDAIQQRLRQIEAGHQMEVETLKKQVQELWSRLENQQHTGSHRTNGDMGDEVTSMTDYEYNFDHNCLSRCSTEIFSEASWEQVDKQDTEVTRWYPDHLAAQCYGCESRFWLATRKHHCSGREPVQEVWNCGNVFCASCCDQKIPVPSQQLFDPSRVCKTCYSNLQLSPVPMDLETDKPITASSD, encoded by the exons ATG ggggaggaggagcagcataGCTTGGAGTGTATCCAGGCCAATCAGATTTTCCCCAAGAAGACCCCcgtcctggaggaggagaacatgcaG GTGCCCTTCCCCGAGCTGCACGGGGAGTTCACGGAGTATGTTGGGAGAGCAGAGGACGCCATCATCGCGATATCCAACTACCGCCTGCACATCAAGTTCAAAGAATCTGTTGTCAAC GTCCCTCTTCAGCTCATAGAGAGTGTGGAGTGTCGGGATATGTTCCAGCTCCACGTGACCTGTAAGGACTGCAAAGTTGTCAG ATGTCAGTTCGCCGCGTTCGAGCAGTGTCAGGAATGGATGAAACGTCTGAACGTTGTCGTGCGCCCTCCCTCTCGTCTGGAGGACCTGTTCTCCTTTGCCTTCCATGCCTGGTGCATGGACGTGTATGCCGGTGAGAAGGAGCAGCATGGCGAGCTGTGCCGACCAG GTGAACATGTGACCTCCTGGTTCAAGAATGAGGTGGAGAGGATGGGCTTTGACACTCAAAACGCCTGGAGGATATCTGACATCAACAGCAAGTTCAG ACTCTGCCCCAGCTAtcctcagcagctcctggtGCCAGCCTGGATCACAGACAAGGAGCTGGAAAATGTGGCAGCCTTCCGCTCCTGGAAGAGGTTTCCTGCTGTGGTTTATAG GCACCAGAGCACGGGGGCTGTGATCGCCCGCTGTGGTCAGCCAGAGGTCAGCTGGTGGGGCTGGAGGAACGCTGACGACGAGCACCTGGTCCAGTCCATCGCCAAGGCCTGCGCCGTGGACTGCAGCTCCCGCAAACACCTCACCAACGGCACCTACACCAACGGCTCAGACCTGCCTGACTTTG AATCCTCCCTGACCAACAGCTCAGAGGTAGAGACGTTGGTAGTCCAGCCCCACAAGTTACTTATCCTGGACGCCAGGTCCTACGCTGCTGCCGTAGCAAACAGGGCCAAGGGGGGAGGCTGCGAATGTCCAG AATACTATCCCAACTGTGAGGTGGTGTTTATGAGTATGGCCAACATCCACTCCATCCGCAAGAGTTTCCAGTCTCTGCGTTTCCTCTGCACTCAGATGCCTGATCCAGCCAA ctgGCTTTCTGCACTGGAGAGCACCAAGTGGCTGCAGCAcctgtccctgctgctgaaGGCGGCGCTGCTCGTGGTCAACGCCGTGGATCGCGACCTCAGGCCCGTCCTGGTGCACTGCTCTGACGGCTGGGACCGCACACCTCAGATCGTTGCTCTGTCCAAACTGCTGCTGGACCCTTATTATCGTACCATTGAG GGCTTCCAGGTTTTGGTGGAGACCGATTGGCTGGACTTCGGCCATAAGTTCGCAGACCGCTGTGGCCACGGAGAAAACTCGGAGGATCAGAACGAGCGCTGCCCTGTGTTCCTGCAGTGGCTGGACTGTGTGCACCAGCTGCAGAGGCAGTTTCCATGCTCTTTTGAGTTTAACGAGGCCTTTCTG GTGAAGCTGGTGCAGCACGCCTACTCCTGTCTGTTTGGCACCTTCCTGTGCAACAGTGGCAAGGAGAGGGAGGACCGCCACGTCCAGGAGAGGACCTGCTCAGTGTGGTCGCTGTTGAGACCGGCCAACCGCACGCTGAGGAACATGCTGTACTCATCGCACTCTGAGACC GTTCTCCACCCAGTGTGTCACGTGCGCAACCTGATGCTGTGGACGGCGGTGTACCTGCCCAGCTCCTCCCCCACCACACCCTCCGATGAGTCCTGCGCCCCCTACCCCGTGCCCGGTGCCAACCCGGAGGATGGACCACTGGGCAG ATGTACAAAGACTCGCTCTTTTGAAAACCTGCCCAGTGCATGTGAGCTGGGAAGCTCTCTGGCTCCCAACCGCCGCTCCAGTGACCCGAGCCTCAATGAGAAGTGGCAGGACCACCGGCGATCTCTGGAGGTCAACATGGCAGTAGgaccagagggaggagggaaccAGGATCAGGAGGTGCTGCCTAACGGAGTGGGGCCTTACCCAGACAGAGCGGACTCTGAGCTGGACGAAGGCCCACTGCCCCAGGGCTTGCTGGCGGAGCTCGGACAGAGATCACCAGCTGcaccaggagaagaagaagaagaggaggcggaGCTCTCTGTGGCAGTTGGTGTTGCCGAAGGCCAAATGGAGAACATACTTCAGGAAGCCACAAAGGACGAGGCTGGAGCAGATCAGAAAGAGGGAAGTGCTGCTGTCACGCAAGTTATTAACACTGTTGGCCCAGAGTCAGAGAAAGAAGCACAGGTTGAGGATGAGAATGAGTGCACTGACGTTAATGGGACTGAGGggcacacagaaacactttcTAATGGTCACCAACCAGAGAATGGTGGCCTGGAAGCTGAGGAGGATGGTGagtctcctcctccgcctgcacAGAcggaagaggagctggaggaacagGCTGCTGAGGTGACTCAGGCACCAGAGGATGTTGAGACGCAGGATGTTGAGAACTCTTCTTTTAAAGAAGAGGTTGCACATGAACCCAGTGAGTCCGGCTCAGTTGAGCCAGAGCAGACTGCAGCCCTTAGAACTATAACTAACGGCTTTGTAGACAGTTCACCTGAAGATCCTGGCGTGGATGAGGAGACCTGCCCTGAATCTGACCACGGCGTCTCTGAGCTgatggagcaggtggagaagaGGGTCTCTCTCATGGAAAGCTCAACAGAGACTTTAACTGAAGTGGCCTGCAGTAGGTTGGAGCTGCCCACAGAGACGCCTGTGTGTCCGAGCCGTCAGCCCTGCAGTGACTGCAGGAGCCAGCCCCCCTGCTTGAGGAAAGAGAAAGGGCTAGAGGCATGCGAGCATAGCTTCATCAGAACTTTGAACGGGGCCAACAAGCGACCCTCCGTCACTTATTTTCCATCTGTGAGTGCTGACCACAGCAGGGAAGGGCTTTGTAACGGCGACACCTCTGAAGGGGAGCCCTGCGGAGTTCCCCAGTGGGCCAAAGGGAACGGGGAGCGGGCCCCTCTGAGTCGACAGATGTCCCTCGCAAGCTGTAACTCCCTGATCCTCTATCCACGGGGCAGTTGCTCTCACCACCGGTGTTGCCACTCCCTCCTGAGCCGGGCCGCCATCAGCCCAGAGCAGCCGTCACGCAATCACCTGGACGATGACGGGCTGACTCTGCACAGTGATGCCATCCAGCAGAGGCTGAGGCAGATCGAGGCGGGGCACCAGATGGAGGTGGAGACTCTGAAGAAGCAGGTGCAGGAGCTGTGGAGCCGCCTGGAGAATCAGCAGCACACAGGCTCCCACAGGACCAACGGGGACATGGGAGACGAAGTG ACCTCAATGACAGACTATGAGTACAACTTTGACCACAACTGTTTGTCGCGCTGCAGCACTGAGATCTTCTCTGAGGCCAGCTGGGAGCAGGTGGACAAGCAGGACACAGAG GTCACTCGCTGGTACCCTGACCATTTGGCAGCCCAGTGTTACGGCTGTGAGAGCAGGTTCTGGCTCGCCACCAGGAAGCATCACTGCAG tGGCAGAGAACCTGTCCAGGAGGTCTG gAACTGCGGTAACGTGTTCTGCGCCAGCTGCTGCGACCAGAAGATCCCAGTGCCAAGCCAGCAGCTGTTCGATCCGAGCCGCGTCTGTAAGACGTGTTACAGCAACCTCCAGCTCAGCCCAGTTCCCATGGACCTGGAGACAGACAAGCCCATCACAGCCAGCTCCGACTGA
- the mtmr3 gene encoding myotubularin-related protein 3 isoform X1 → MGEEEQHSLECIQANQIFPKKTPVLEEENMQVPFPELHGEFTEYVGRAEDAIIAISNYRLHIKFKESVVNSCCCELSVPLQLIESVECRDMFQLHVTCKDCKVVRCQFAAFEQCQEWMKRLNVVVRPPSRLEDLFSFAFHAWCMDVYAGEKEQHGELCRPGEHVTSWFKNEVERMGFDTQNAWRISDINSKFRLCPSYPQQLLVPAWITDKELENVAAFRSWKRFPAVVYRHQSTGAVIARCGQPEVSWWGWRNADDEHLVQSIAKACAVDCSSRKHLTNGTYTNGSDLPDFESSLTNSSEVETLVVQPHKLLILDARSYAAAVANRAKGGGCECPEYYPNCEVVFMSMANIHSIRKSFQSLRFLCTQMPDPANWLSALESTKWLQHLSLLLKAALLVVNAVDRDLRPVLVHCSDGWDRTPQIVALSKLLLDPYYRTIEGFQVLVETDWLDFGHKFADRCGHGENSEDQNERCPVFLQWLDCVHQLQRQFPCSFEFNEAFLVKLVQHAYSCLFGTFLCNSGKEREDRHVQERTCSVWSLLRPANRTLRNMLYSSHSETVLHPVCHVRNLMLWTAVYLPSSSPTTPSDESCAPYPVPGANPEDGPLGRCTKTRSFENLPSACELGSSLAPNRRSSDPSLNEKWQDHRRSLEVNMAVGPEGGGNQDQEVLPNGVGPYPDRADSELDEGPLPQGLLAELGQRSPAAPGEEEEEEAELSVAVGVAEGQMENILQEATKDEAGADQKEGSAAVTQVINTVGPESEKEAQVEDENECTDVNGTEGHTETLSNGHQPENGGLEAEEDGESPPPPAQTEEELEEQAAEVTQAPEDVETQDVENSSFKEEVAHEPSESGSVEPEQTAALRTITNGFVDSSPEDPGVDEETCPESDHGVSELMEQVEKRVSLMESSTETLTEVACSRLELPTETPVCPSRQPCSDCRSQPPCLRKEKGLEACEHSFIRTLNGANKRPSVTYFPSVSADHSREGLCNGDTSEGEPCGVPQWAKGNGERAPLSRQMSLASCNSLILYPRGSCSHHRCCHSLLSRAAISPEQPSRNHLDDDGLTLHSDAIQQRLRQIEAGHQMEVETLKKQVQELWSRLENQQHTGSHRTNGDMGDEVTSMTDYEYNFDHNCLSRCSTEIFSEASWEQVDKQDTEVTRWYPDHLAAQCYGCESRFWLATRKHHCSGREPVQEVWNCGNVFCASCCDQKIPVPSQQLFDPSRVCKTCYSNLQLSPVPMDLETDKPITASSD, encoded by the exons ATG ggggaggaggagcagcataGCTTGGAGTGTATCCAGGCCAATCAGATTTTCCCCAAGAAGACCCCcgtcctggaggaggagaacatgcaG GTGCCCTTCCCCGAGCTGCACGGGGAGTTCACGGAGTATGTTGGGAGAGCAGAGGACGCCATCATCGCGATATCCAACTACCGCCTGCACATCAAGTTCAAAGAATCTGTTGTCAAC AGTTGTTGTTGCGAGTTGTCT GTCCCTCTTCAGCTCATAGAGAGTGTGGAGTGTCGGGATATGTTCCAGCTCCACGTGACCTGTAAGGACTGCAAAGTTGTCAG ATGTCAGTTCGCCGCGTTCGAGCAGTGTCAGGAATGGATGAAACGTCTGAACGTTGTCGTGCGCCCTCCCTCTCGTCTGGAGGACCTGTTCTCCTTTGCCTTCCATGCCTGGTGCATGGACGTGTATGCCGGTGAGAAGGAGCAGCATGGCGAGCTGTGCCGACCAG GTGAACATGTGACCTCCTGGTTCAAGAATGAGGTGGAGAGGATGGGCTTTGACACTCAAAACGCCTGGAGGATATCTGACATCAACAGCAAGTTCAG ACTCTGCCCCAGCTAtcctcagcagctcctggtGCCAGCCTGGATCACAGACAAGGAGCTGGAAAATGTGGCAGCCTTCCGCTCCTGGAAGAGGTTTCCTGCTGTGGTTTATAG GCACCAGAGCACGGGGGCTGTGATCGCCCGCTGTGGTCAGCCAGAGGTCAGCTGGTGGGGCTGGAGGAACGCTGACGACGAGCACCTGGTCCAGTCCATCGCCAAGGCCTGCGCCGTGGACTGCAGCTCCCGCAAACACCTCACCAACGGCACCTACACCAACGGCTCAGACCTGCCTGACTTTG AATCCTCCCTGACCAACAGCTCAGAGGTAGAGACGTTGGTAGTCCAGCCCCACAAGTTACTTATCCTGGACGCCAGGTCCTACGCTGCTGCCGTAGCAAACAGGGCCAAGGGGGGAGGCTGCGAATGTCCAG AATACTATCCCAACTGTGAGGTGGTGTTTATGAGTATGGCCAACATCCACTCCATCCGCAAGAGTTTCCAGTCTCTGCGTTTCCTCTGCACTCAGATGCCTGATCCAGCCAA ctgGCTTTCTGCACTGGAGAGCACCAAGTGGCTGCAGCAcctgtccctgctgctgaaGGCGGCGCTGCTCGTGGTCAACGCCGTGGATCGCGACCTCAGGCCCGTCCTGGTGCACTGCTCTGACGGCTGGGACCGCACACCTCAGATCGTTGCTCTGTCCAAACTGCTGCTGGACCCTTATTATCGTACCATTGAG GGCTTCCAGGTTTTGGTGGAGACCGATTGGCTGGACTTCGGCCATAAGTTCGCAGACCGCTGTGGCCACGGAGAAAACTCGGAGGATCAGAACGAGCGCTGCCCTGTGTTCCTGCAGTGGCTGGACTGTGTGCACCAGCTGCAGAGGCAGTTTCCATGCTCTTTTGAGTTTAACGAGGCCTTTCTG GTGAAGCTGGTGCAGCACGCCTACTCCTGTCTGTTTGGCACCTTCCTGTGCAACAGTGGCAAGGAGAGGGAGGACCGCCACGTCCAGGAGAGGACCTGCTCAGTGTGGTCGCTGTTGAGACCGGCCAACCGCACGCTGAGGAACATGCTGTACTCATCGCACTCTGAGACC GTTCTCCACCCAGTGTGTCACGTGCGCAACCTGATGCTGTGGACGGCGGTGTACCTGCCCAGCTCCTCCCCCACCACACCCTCCGATGAGTCCTGCGCCCCCTACCCCGTGCCCGGTGCCAACCCGGAGGATGGACCACTGGGCAG ATGTACAAAGACTCGCTCTTTTGAAAACCTGCCCAGTGCATGTGAGCTGGGAAGCTCTCTGGCTCCCAACCGCCGCTCCAGTGACCCGAGCCTCAATGAGAAGTGGCAGGACCACCGGCGATCTCTGGAGGTCAACATGGCAGTAGgaccagagggaggagggaaccAGGATCAGGAGGTGCTGCCTAACGGAGTGGGGCCTTACCCAGACAGAGCGGACTCTGAGCTGGACGAAGGCCCACTGCCCCAGGGCTTGCTGGCGGAGCTCGGACAGAGATCACCAGCTGcaccaggagaagaagaagaagaggaggcggaGCTCTCTGTGGCAGTTGGTGTTGCCGAAGGCCAAATGGAGAACATACTTCAGGAAGCCACAAAGGACGAGGCTGGAGCAGATCAGAAAGAGGGAAGTGCTGCTGTCACGCAAGTTATTAACACTGTTGGCCCAGAGTCAGAGAAAGAAGCACAGGTTGAGGATGAGAATGAGTGCACTGACGTTAATGGGACTGAGGggcacacagaaacactttcTAATGGTCACCAACCAGAGAATGGTGGCCTGGAAGCTGAGGAGGATGGTGagtctcctcctccgcctgcacAGAcggaagaggagctggaggaacagGCTGCTGAGGTGACTCAGGCACCAGAGGATGTTGAGACGCAGGATGTTGAGAACTCTTCTTTTAAAGAAGAGGTTGCACATGAACCCAGTGAGTCCGGCTCAGTTGAGCCAGAGCAGACTGCAGCCCTTAGAACTATAACTAACGGCTTTGTAGACAGTTCACCTGAAGATCCTGGCGTGGATGAGGAGACCTGCCCTGAATCTGACCACGGCGTCTCTGAGCTgatggagcaggtggagaagaGGGTCTCTCTCATGGAAAGCTCAACAGAGACTTTAACTGAAGTGGCCTGCAGTAGGTTGGAGCTGCCCACAGAGACGCCTGTGTGTCCGAGCCGTCAGCCCTGCAGTGACTGCAGGAGCCAGCCCCCCTGCTTGAGGAAAGAGAAAGGGCTAGAGGCATGCGAGCATAGCTTCATCAGAACTTTGAACGGGGCCAACAAGCGACCCTCCGTCACTTATTTTCCATCTGTGAGTGCTGACCACAGCAGGGAAGGGCTTTGTAACGGCGACACCTCTGAAGGGGAGCCCTGCGGAGTTCCCCAGTGGGCCAAAGGGAACGGGGAGCGGGCCCCTCTGAGTCGACAGATGTCCCTCGCAAGCTGTAACTCCCTGATCCTCTATCCACGGGGCAGTTGCTCTCACCACCGGTGTTGCCACTCCCTCCTGAGCCGGGCCGCCATCAGCCCAGAGCAGCCGTCACGCAATCACCTGGACGATGACGGGCTGACTCTGCACAGTGATGCCATCCAGCAGAGGCTGAGGCAGATCGAGGCGGGGCACCAGATGGAGGTGGAGACTCTGAAGAAGCAGGTGCAGGAGCTGTGGAGCCGCCTGGAGAATCAGCAGCACACAGGCTCCCACAGGACCAACGGGGACATGGGAGACGAAGTG ACCTCAATGACAGACTATGAGTACAACTTTGACCACAACTGTTTGTCGCGCTGCAGCACTGAGATCTTCTCTGAGGCCAGCTGGGAGCAGGTGGACAAGCAGGACACAGAG GTCACTCGCTGGTACCCTGACCATTTGGCAGCCCAGTGTTACGGCTGTGAGAGCAGGTTCTGGCTCGCCACCAGGAAGCATCACTGCAG tGGCAGAGAACCTGTCCAGGAGGTCTG gAACTGCGGTAACGTGTTCTGCGCCAGCTGCTGCGACCAGAAGATCCCAGTGCCAAGCCAGCAGCTGTTCGATCCGAGCCGCGTCTGTAAGACGTGTTACAGCAACCTCCAGCTCAGCCCAGTTCCCATGGACCTGGAGACAGACAAGCCCATCACAGCCAGCTCCGACTGA